A single genomic interval of Notolabrus celidotus isolate fNotCel1 chromosome 13, fNotCel1.pri, whole genome shotgun sequence harbors:
- the srsf5b gene encoding serine and arginine rich splicing factor 5b — protein sequence MSGCRIFIGRLSPCAREKDVERFFKGYGRIRDIDLKRGFGFVEFDDPRDAEDAVYELDGKELCNERVTIEHARVRLRGGRGRGGSGGGGRFSDRYSRGSQNSRNRNPPPMRTENRLIVENLSSRVSWQDLKDFMRQAGEVTFADAHRPKLNEGVVEFAAYSDLKNALEKLSGKEINGRKIKLIEAAKKRSRSRSRSESSSRSRSRSRGRSPSRSPRRSRSPAKASNRSRSRSRSPACGASSPSSKSKEPAKRSSKTSKSATPPSPLPAQRASVSRSRSRSRSRSRSRSPSTDSQR from the exons ATGAGTGGATGTCGTATTTTCATCGGCCGTCTGAGCCCGTGCGCCAGAGAGAAGGATGTGGAGAGGTTCTTCAAGGGGTACGGACGCATCCGAGACATCGACCTGAAGAGGGGCTTCGGCTTTGTG GAGTTTGACGACCCCAGGGATGCTGAAGATGCTGTTTATGAGCTTGATGGAAAAGAGTTGTGCAATGAAAG GGTGACCATTGAGCATGCCCGCGTGCGTCTGCGTGGCGGCCGCGGCAGAGGAGGTAGCGGTGGAGGAGGACGCTTCTCTGATCGCTATAGCAGAGGATCCCAGAACAGTCGGAA CCGTAACCCTCCACCCATGCGCACGGAGAATCGCCTGATTGTTGAAAACTTGTCCTCTCGCGTCAGCTGGCAG GACCTGAAAGATTTCATGAGACAAGCTGGAGAGGTGACATTTGCGGATGCACATCGCCCCAAACTCAACGAAGG GGTTGTTGAGTTTGCTGCTTACAGTGATCTGAAAAACGCTCTTGAGAAACTGTCTGGAAAGGAAATCAATGGCAGGAAAATTAAGCTCATTGAAGCAGCAAAGAAGAG GTCGAGGAGCCGTTCCCGGTCTGAGAGCTCCTCCCGCTCGCGGTCCCGATCCCGTGGTCGCTCTCCGTCTCGTTCCCCCCGGCGCTCCCGCAGCCCAGCCAAGGCCAGCAATCGCTCCCGTTCTCGCAGCCGTTCCCCCGCCTGTGGTGCCTCCTCCCCGTCCAGCAAATCAAAGGAGCCGGCCAAAAGGTCCTCCAAGACGAGCAAGTCCGCCACCCCGCCCTCCCCTCTGCCCGCTCAGAGAGCCTCCGTCTCTCGTTCACGCTCCCGCTCTCGCTCACGTTCTCGCTCTCGTTCCCCCTCCACTGACAGCCAACGCTAG